A window of the Synechococcus sp. LTW-R genome harbors these coding sequences:
- a CDS encoding TolC family protein: MGRLVHAVVAATGVALSGFPAVVVAAEPQAAPKPKLELIDPPPVPLPSAFSTKGQRPKSNPKVLPPAATKLDPALQRLAAPATLALPDKTDQIKIVEFRPLSLLDVENLAEVNNPNLKAVASRVDQAQSNLRATIAAWYPSFDFTTGNQFPSWTYGRQYNYLNSIGSTTEGGNTQTNRWAATANLGFNWDLINPQRVPQVSAARDAFEQAKNTYLIALRDLRLQASQAYFSLQLSDDNVRVGQTSVQASLVSLRDARARYQAGVATKLEVLEAETQLARDQNILTEALAEQANARRDLARLLDLPQNITPTAKQPLRPLGVWLPSLEESILGAYAFREELDNALLDISVSNSNANASLGAVQPFLSIINNFVTGRTFGYAGLNANTEAGFGISSGQTWATDNTVGLNLRWSIFDGGRARAQYRQSKQQAQENAFRFADTRDQVRFQVEQSFNNLRADTRTIQTTSREVLSARESLRLARLRFQAGVTTQREVVDNQRDLTQAQLRYARALADYNNGLSELRRRTGLDQIAVCEPPKMTAIKPLQDENYNVPVPPEPLPPACSAPIPSTKS; this comes from the coding sequence GTGGGTCGCCTCGTTCACGCAGTTGTTGCGGCCACTGGAGTTGCGCTGTCTGGTTTTCCGGCTGTCGTCGTTGCCGCGGAACCGCAAGCCGCGCCCAAACCCAAGCTCGAGCTGATTGATCCACCGCCGGTTCCGCTGCCGTCGGCCTTCAGCACCAAGGGCCAGCGCCCCAAGTCCAACCCCAAGGTGTTGCCTCCGGCCGCCACGAAGCTGGATCCGGCCCTGCAGCGCCTGGCAGCTCCGGCGACCTTGGCCCTGCCGGACAAGACCGACCAGATCAAGATCGTCGAATTCCGTCCGCTCTCCTTGCTGGACGTCGAGAACCTCGCTGAAGTCAATAACCCCAACCTCAAGGCGGTCGCCAGCCGGGTGGATCAGGCCCAGAGCAACTTGAGGGCCACGATTGCGGCTTGGTACCCGAGCTTTGATTTCACGACGGGCAATCAGTTCCCGTCTTGGACCTACGGCCGTCAGTACAACTATTTGAACTCCATCGGTTCAACGACGGAAGGCGGCAACACCCAGACCAACCGTTGGGCGGCGACAGCCAACCTCGGCTTCAACTGGGATCTGATCAATCCCCAGCGGGTCCCCCAGGTCAGCGCGGCCCGTGATGCCTTCGAGCAGGCCAAGAACACCTATCTGATCGCGCTGCGAGACCTGCGCCTGCAGGCCTCGCAGGCCTATTTCTCGCTCCAACTCAGCGATGACAATGTGCGCGTTGGTCAGACCTCTGTGCAGGCCTCGTTGGTCAGCCTGAGGGATGCCCGCGCCCGCTACCAGGCCGGTGTGGCCACCAAGCTGGAAGTCCTCGAGGCGGAGACCCAGCTCGCCCGTGACCAAAACATCCTGACGGAGGCCCTCGCCGAGCAGGCAAATGCAAGGCGGGATCTGGCCCGACTGCTGGATCTTCCCCAGAACATCACACCGACGGCCAAGCAGCCCTTGCGCCCCCTTGGCGTTTGGCTCCCTTCGCTTGAGGAGAGCATCTTGGGGGCCTATGCCTTTCGCGAAGAGCTGGACAACGCGCTGCTGGATATCTCGGTCTCCAACAGCAACGCCAATGCCTCCTTGGGTGCGGTTCAGCCGTTCTTGAGCATCATCAACAACTTCGTGACGGGCCGAACCTTTGGTTACGCCGGTCTGAATGCCAATACAGAGGCAGGCTTCGGCATTAGCTCCGGTCAAACCTGGGCGACGGACAACACGGTCGGCTTGAACCTGCGCTGGTCGATCTTTGATGGCGGCCGGGCCCGGGCGCAGTACCGCCAGTCCAAGCAGCAGGCTCAAGAGAACGCCTTCCGCTTTGCCGACACCCGTGATCAGGTGCGCTTCCAGGTGGAGCAGAGCTTCAACAACCTGCGGGCCGATACCCGCACGATCCAGACGACATCGCGGGAGGTGCTCTCCGCTCGTGAATCGCTTCGCCTGGCCCGCCTGCGTTTCCAGGCCGGTGTGACCACCCAGCGGGAAGTTGTGGACAACCAGCGGGACTTGACCCAGGCCCAGCTGCGCTACGCCCGAGCTCTTGCTGACTACAACAACGGTCTGTCGGAGTTGCGCCGCCGTACCGGTCTCGATCAGATCGCGGTCTGCGAGCCGCCGAAGATGACGGCTATTAAGCCCCTGCAGGACGAGAACTACAACGTGCCCGTTCCCCCGGAGCCCCTGCCTCCGGCCTGCAGTGCGCCCATTCCGTCCACGAAGAGCTAG
- a CDS encoding BCD family MFS transporter, producing MFQGCLGCLAVIFVGMLNRVMLTELGFPGLLVGGALALEQVVAPARILFGQISDSRPWVGRHRTPYIWLGSALFCSLAVLLIPLIFRLHAAFGSGDAGAITAGIAAICGVVACYGLAVSLATTPYLALVIDLTSEEERPRAVGLIWCLLTVGIVVGAIATSICLKGLDGVSDPALLEPALFQFLARVAVVVFALTVFATWGIEPHASERAISRSEDREDAITLGDAWRLITCSRQVLVFFCFLLAFTLAVFLQDPILESYGAEVFGLPIAATASLSAVWGVGTLLGLLVAGLWLVPKLGKFTAARLGCQLILLSLLLLAAVGVLADPNALRIVLFLFGLATGIGTNATLVLMLDLTLPAVAGTFVGVWGLAQAYSRALGKVMGGGLLDAARWLLPDAPAHAAYGLVLVFEAAIAVLALVLLTRVSLKQFRADTASNLDRVLAAELG from the coding sequence TTGTTCCAGGGGTGCCTGGGCTGTCTGGCGGTGATCTTTGTCGGGATGCTGAACCGGGTGATGCTCACGGAGTTGGGCTTCCCGGGTTTGCTCGTCGGTGGGGCCCTGGCCCTGGAACAAGTCGTGGCCCCGGCCCGGATCCTGTTCGGTCAAATATCCGATAGCCGTCCCTGGGTGGGGCGCCACCGGACGCCCTACATCTGGCTGGGCTCGGCCCTCTTTTGCAGCCTGGCGGTGCTTCTGATTCCGCTGATCTTCCGGCTGCATGCGGCCTTTGGCTCCGGAGACGCCGGCGCGATCACGGCCGGCATTGCCGCCATCTGTGGGGTGGTGGCTTGCTATGGCCTGGCGGTCTCCTTGGCCACGACCCCCTATTTGGCGCTGGTGATTGACCTGACCAGCGAGGAGGAGCGCCCCCGAGCGGTGGGCCTGATCTGGTGCTTGCTCACGGTCGGCATCGTGGTGGGGGCGATTGCCACCAGCATTTGCCTCAAGGGTCTGGACGGGGTGAGCGATCCAGCCCTGCTGGAGCCCGCGCTGTTCCAGTTCTTGGCGCGTGTGGCCGTGGTGGTTTTTGCCCTAACCGTTTTCGCCACGTGGGGCATCGAGCCCCACGCCAGCGAACGCGCCATTAGCCGCTCGGAGGACCGGGAAGACGCGATCACCCTTGGGGATGCCTGGCGCTTGATCACCTGCAGCCGTCAGGTGCTGGTGTTTTTCTGCTTCCTGCTGGCCTTCACCCTGGCGGTGTTCCTGCAGGACCCGATCCTGGAGAGTTACGGCGCCGAGGTCTTCGGCCTGCCGATTGCGGCGACGGCTTCGTTGAGCGCCGTTTGGGGGGTGGGAACCCTGCTCGGTCTTCTGGTTGCGGGCCTCTGGTTGGTTCCCAAGCTTGGGAAGTTCACGGCAGCACGCTTGGGCTGTCAGTTGATCCTGTTGTCCTTGCTGCTCTTGGCGGCGGTGGGGGTCTTGGCCGATCCCAATGCATTGCGGATCGTGCTGTTTCTGTTTGGACTGGCGACAGGGATCGGAACCAATGCCACCTTGGTTTTGATGCTGGACCTCACCCTTCCTGCCGTCGCTGGCACCTTCGTTGGTGTCTGGGGGCTCGCCCAGGCCTACTCAAGGGCGTTGGGCAAGGTCATGGGTGGTGGATTGCTGGATGCCGCGCGTTGGCTGCTGCCCGATGCGCCAGCCCATGCGGCCTATGGCCTGGTGTTGGTGTTTGAGGCGGCCATTGCGGTCCTGGCTCTGGTGCTCTTGACCCGGGTCAGCCTGAAGCAATTCCGGGCGGATACAGCCAGCAATCTCGATCGTGTTCTCGCCGCGGAGCTGGGGTGA
- a CDS encoding inositol monophosphatase family protein — MLSLAMPEGLERLGALLDEVAERQRQDFGQLDSEAKADGSLITACDRWSDATLVKGLAELYPGEGVLSEEGSQRVPTTEAYWVVDPLDGTTNFAAGIPYWAISLARFENGVPVLAVLDVPPLRQRIVAIRGGGAWRKDKKLGAPSARNQVAGCASLCSRSIGVLQKLPNQRFPGKIRLLGVASLNLVSVGMGQTISALEATPKIWDLAAAWLVLQELNCPMDWLVRDPGQLEPGEDLSEANFPVLAARNEETLARFKPWADALVGRA; from the coding sequence ATGCTTTCTCTTGCAATGCCCGAAGGGTTGGAGCGGCTCGGTGCGCTGCTCGATGAGGTGGCCGAGCGGCAACGCCAGGACTTTGGTCAGCTCGATTCCGAGGCGAAGGCGGACGGCAGTTTGATTACCGCCTGTGACCGTTGGAGCGACGCCACCTTGGTCAAGGGGCTGGCTGAGCTCTACCCCGGAGAAGGGGTTTTGAGTGAAGAAGGCAGCCAGCGGGTTCCGACCACCGAGGCCTATTGGGTGGTGGATCCCCTGGATGGGACGACGAACTTCGCGGCGGGGATTCCCTATTGGGCGATTTCCCTGGCTCGCTTTGAGAATGGCGTGCCAGTGCTGGCGGTTTTAGATGTTCCGCCGTTGCGTCAACGGATCGTGGCCATCAGAGGCGGTGGTGCCTGGCGGAAGGACAAAAAATTGGGAGCTCCGTCGGCTCGCAACCAAGTGGCGGGCTGCGCGTCGCTCTGTAGTCGCTCGATCGGGGTGCTGCAGAAGCTTCCGAATCAGCGCTTCCCCGGAAAGATTCGTCTGCTGGGGGTGGCCAGCTTGAACCTGGTGAGTGTGGGGATGGGCCAGACCATCTCCGCTTTGGAGGCCACACCGAAGATTTGGGACTTGGCGGCGGCCTGGCTGGTGCTCCAGGAACTGAACTGCCCGATGGATTGGTTGGTGCGCGATCCGGGGCAGTTGGAGCCGGGTGAGGACCTCAGTGAGGCCAACTTCCCAGTGTTGGCAGCTCGCAACGAGGAGACCCTGGCGCGCTTTAAGCCCTGGGCGGACGCGTTGGTCGGCCGAGCTTGA
- a CDS encoding nuclear transport factor 2 family protein: MAFSERDLEILKLNQAMLSSVASGDWQAYSAVCAHDVSCFEAESEGHLVEGLPFHRYYFELPGDSSQPAPAVNVTMARPHLRWLSDDSVVVSYTRLTQKLVNGDPVTARCCETRIWQKLDGNWKQVHVHRS, encoded by the coding sequence ATGGCTTTTAGCGAGCGCGATCTAGAGATCCTGAAACTCAATCAGGCCATGCTCAGCAGCGTGGCCTCCGGGGATTGGCAGGCCTACTCGGCCGTCTGCGCGCACGATGTCAGCTGCTTTGAAGCCGAGAGCGAAGGCCACCTCGTTGAAGGTCTTCCCTTCCATCGCTACTACTTCGAACTTCCCGGAGACTCCAGCCAGCCGGCACCTGCGGTCAACGTGACCATGGCGCGTCCACACCTGCGTTGGCTGAGTGACGATTCCGTCGTGGTGAGCTATACGCGCCTCACGCAAAAGCTGGTAAACGGAGATCCCGTGACGGCCCGCTGCTGCGAAACACGCATCTGGCAAAAGCTGGATGGCAACTGGAAGCAGGTGCACGTGCATCGCTCCTGA
- the mtnC gene encoding acireductone synthase has protein sequence MSITHVLLDIEGTTCPVSFVSEVLFPYARASLEPYLEAHQGNVDIAKLMRDVEVAWREDSHPEAKGLLQQQDAASTLSVQALSAYLRQLIGRDIKLTPLKDLQGRIWRSGYASGELIAPLFTDVPRALRRWRDDGFTLAVYSSGSVPAQQLLYGHCHEGDLTGLFTHWFDTKTGPKQAEESYLTIATEMQTTPANVLFISDSLQELEAADIAGMKTLFSDREGNPAREAGRFAKISDYSSLNPRDGF, from the coding sequence ATGAGCATTACCCACGTCCTGCTGGACATCGAGGGAACAACGTGCCCGGTGAGCTTTGTCTCTGAGGTGCTCTTCCCCTATGCGCGCGCATCGCTTGAGCCTTACCTGGAAGCGCATCAGGGGAACGTCGACATCGCGAAGCTGATGCGGGATGTGGAGGTCGCGTGGCGAGAGGACTCCCATCCAGAGGCGAAAGGACTACTGCAGCAACAGGACGCCGCTTCGACGCTCTCCGTGCAAGCTCTGAGCGCTTACCTCAGGCAACTGATTGGACGGGACATCAAGTTGACGCCCCTGAAAGATCTCCAAGGACGCATTTGGCGATCCGGCTACGCCTCAGGGGAATTAATCGCACCCTTATTTACCGATGTTCCAAGAGCCCTACGGCGGTGGCGTGACGATGGATTCACATTGGCGGTGTATTCATCAGGGTCTGTTCCAGCCCAGCAATTGCTATATGGCCACTGCCACGAGGGAGATTTAACCGGGCTCTTTACCCACTGGTTTGACACCAAGACGGGCCCCAAACAAGCAGAGGAGAGTTATCTGACGATCGCCACGGAGATGCAGACAACTCCAGCGAATGTGCTCTTCATCAGTGACTCCCTCCAGGAACTGGAAGCGGCGGATATAGCCGGGATGAAGACCCTGTTCAGCGATCGAGAAGGCAACCCAGCCCGCGAAGCCGGACGCTTTGCGAAGATTAGCGATTACAGCAGCCTGAATCCTCGAGATGGCTTTTAG
- the mtnB gene encoding methylthioribulose 1-phosphate dehydratase yields the protein MPDANTTALAKALCGAMGEIHRRGWCDGTGGNFSCVLEADPIRLLMAPSGVHKGSVATIDLIQVNREGHVVLGNGKASAETALHLEIVKTCGAGAVLHTHSQAGTLLSQWACRQGGLELSGLEMLKGLDGIKTHDCSVNVPVLANNQNLAELSAQARPLLRDAPHGLLIAGHGLYAWGRNLGSAMRHLEILEFLLEQRWRQLLLESIQAK from the coding sequence ATACCCGATGCCAACACGACGGCCCTCGCGAAGGCGTTATGCGGGGCCATGGGGGAGATCCATCGCCGGGGCTGGTGTGACGGGACCGGAGGCAATTTCAGCTGCGTTCTCGAGGCCGACCCGATCCGGCTGTTGATGGCCCCAAGCGGCGTCCATAAGGGATCAGTCGCCACCATCGACCTGATACAGGTGAACCGGGAAGGCCACGTGGTCTTGGGCAACGGGAAGGCCAGCGCCGAGACGGCCCTGCACCTGGAAATCGTGAAAACCTGCGGAGCCGGCGCAGTCCTGCACACCCATTCCCAGGCCGGGACGCTGTTATCCCAGTGGGCCTGCCGTCAGGGAGGCCTGGAGTTGAGCGGCCTAGAGATGTTGAAGGGCCTCGACGGCATCAAGACCCACGACTGCTCCGTGAATGTGCCCGTTCTGGCCAACAACCAGAACCTCGCAGAACTCTCCGCCCAAGCCAGACCGCTCTTGAGGGATGCTCCCCATGGTCTGCTGATCGCCGGCCATGGCCTGTACGCCTGGGGCCGCAACCTGGGCAGCGCGATGCGTCACCTGGAAATCCTGGAGTTCCTCCTCGAGCAACGCTGGCGCCAACTTCTGCTGGAGTCCATCCAGGCCAAATAA